A genomic segment from Vagococcus zengguangii encodes:
- the ispE gene encoding 4-(cytidine 5'-diphospho)-2-C-methyl-D-erythritol kinase: MEIIEKAPAKINLGLDILGKRPDGYHDLEMIMASVDLADKLIINELPQDKIIVRTNATFLPVDEKNNVYQAVALVKEQFGIKQGLSVEIKKTIPVAAGLGGGSSDAAAVLRGVNKLWRLGLSKQELSDIGFNVGTDVPYCVHGTTAFVAGRGEIVEPLPPMPQCWVVIVKPQFSVSTRKIFADFDMTGIEHPDIPGLKASILEQDYDKMISLMGNSMERATMQRRPVVREIKEKMMKYGADAALMSGSGPTVFGLCQNYSRAKRVYNAFRGFCKEVHLVRTINQ, translated from the coding sequence ATGGAAATCATTGAAAAAGCGCCAGCTAAAATCAATCTAGGCCTAGATATTCTAGGGAAACGTCCTGATGGTTATCATGACTTGGAGATGATTATGGCGAGTGTTGATTTAGCAGATAAACTGATTATCAATGAATTACCGCAAGATAAAATTATCGTCAGAACCAATGCAACGTTTTTACCAGTCGATGAGAAAAATAATGTCTATCAAGCGGTAGCGTTAGTCAAAGAACAGTTTGGTATCAAGCAAGGACTGTCTGTTGAAATTAAAAAGACGATTCCTGTAGCTGCTGGTCTAGGTGGAGGTAGTAGTGATGCTGCGGCAGTATTACGTGGTGTCAATAAACTATGGCGTTTAGGTTTAAGTAAACAAGAACTAAGTGATATTGGTTTTAATGTAGGGACAGATGTTCCTTATTGCGTGCATGGGACCACGGCTTTTGTAGCTGGACGTGGTGAAATTGTAGAGCCTTTACCTCCAATGCCACAATGTTGGGTGGTAATTGTTAAGCCCCAGTTCAGTGTGTCTACTCGCAAAATTTTTGCTGACTTTGATATGACGGGTATTGAACATCCAGATATTCCAGGGTTAAAAGCAAGTATTCTTGAGCAAGATTACGATAAGATGATTAGCTTGATGGGGAATTCAATGGAACGTGCGACCATGCAACGTCGACCGGTTGTTCGTGAAATAAAAGAAAAAATGATGAAGTACGGTGCAGATGCAGCGTTGATGAGTGGCAGTGGACCAACCGTTTTCGGCCTTTGCCAAAATTATTCCCGAGCTAAACGTGTTTATAATGCCTTTCGTGGTTTTTGTAAAGAAGTTCATTTAGTTAGAACCATTAATCAATAA
- a CDS encoding PRD domain-containing protein has product MKVVKVFNQNAVLVNDEGQDKIVTGKGIGFARKRHDLIKPDEVERIYVNDESKSKMMQLLEHIQPEYFIVSEEIISEAEKTLNLNMNEHVHLVLADHIAFAVERMKSGIVMQNKLLNEIQIMYPDEFRMAEWAVRHLKKRFDLEFPLDEAAYIALHFHSAINGKSNTSKSLREVTIVSEMIELIGERLAIDFSQMANSLDYSRLVLHLRYAIERVYQGKLHSMDQDVLAIIKTKYLESYQIACEVTETIMNYYNIIIPNEEIGYLTLHVERLKNQVPTSDHKN; this is encoded by the coding sequence ATGAAAGTCGTAAAGGTATTTAATCAAAATGCAGTGTTAGTAAATGATGAGGGACAAGATAAAATTGTAACGGGAAAGGGCATAGGTTTTGCTCGTAAACGTCATGATTTGATTAAACCTGATGAAGTAGAACGTATTTATGTGAACGATGAGAGCAAAAGTAAAATGATGCAATTACTGGAACACATCCAGCCAGAATATTTTATTGTGTCAGAAGAAATTATTTCAGAAGCAGAAAAAACGTTGAATTTGAATATGAATGAACATGTTCATCTTGTGTTAGCTGATCACATTGCGTTTGCAGTTGAGCGAATGAAATCAGGCATTGTGATGCAAAATAAATTATTGAATGAAATTCAAATCATGTATCCCGATGAATTTAGAATGGCCGAATGGGCAGTGAGACATCTAAAAAAACGATTTGACCTCGAATTTCCACTTGATGAAGCCGCTTATATTGCACTCCATTTTCACAGTGCTATTAATGGTAAAAGTAACACAAGCAAAAGTTTACGTGAAGTCACAATTGTTTCTGAAATGATTGAACTAATTGGCGAACGTTTGGCGATTGATTTTTCTCAAATGGCTAACAGTTTGGATTACTCGCGCTTGGTTTTACATTTGCGCTATGCGATTGAACGAGTCTATCAAGGGAAGTTACATAGTATGGATCAGGACGTACTCGCGATTATTAAAACAAAGTATTTAGAGAGCTATCAAATTGCGTGTGAAGTGACAGAAACGATTATGAATTATTATAATATCATTATTCCAAATGAAGAAATTGGTTATTTAACGTTACATGTGGAACGTTTAAAAAATCAGGTGCCAACATCTGATCATAAAAATTAA